The genome window TTAAATCATGGGTTAGAATCCTAAACCCtcttcaaatatatatttcaaaaaaaaaacaaagagtgcAATTTTGCATACTCATTTTGCattttgttggagataccaTAAGTTAGCTTCAACTTATAAGTCAGTTCATTTTTCCAACCAAATGGACCCAAGATTCGACCTGCTAGAAGACAAGTAGACAACATGAATGCAAACATATTGGAACACCTATTTtactccaaaaccctaaacccctctCTCTCCGAATTCTGAATTTGGGATTGCAATGCAGTCTCTGAATTCATATCTCCGAAAGCTCCCGTTGAgctcaaaaaatattttggtcGTATgttctcccttctcttccccctCTCTTTCTTCAAACCCAGAACCGAAGCTTGCTCTTATCGATTACCTCGTCACCTCCTTCAATTTCTCCGAATCACAGGCCCTCTCCATCATAAACCGCTTTCCGCGCGCCAAATCCCCTGATAATCCACGCGCAGTCTTTCTGTTTCTCCAGAATCTCGGATTCTCCACCGCCGATATCCAATCCACCGCTCGCGTCTTCCCCCAAATCCTCTTCACCAATGTTGAAAAGACCCTTACGCCCAAGTTCAAGTTTTTTCAGGATCTGGGTCTTGTGGGTTCTGATCTGGGTAAGTTCATGTCCAAGAGTTCCAGTATTTTGACGAATAGTTTGGACAAAAAGTTGGTTCCATCTGTTGATATTTTGAAGAAAATCTTGTTGAACGATGAGAACAATGCGGCTTTGTTCCAGGTTTTGAGTAGAGATAATCGGGTTGTCCAAAGTGAATCTAAACTGTCCTCCAACATTGCCTTTCTGGAAAGTTGTGGAATTGTTGGCTCTCAACTTTCACAGTTATTGAAGAGGCAGCCTAGGCTTTTTTGTTCGGCAGAATCATCACTTAAGGATCTAGTTTCGCGGGCTTTTAATCTGGGATTTTCGGTGGATTCAAGGATGTTTGTTCATGCATTGTATACTGTTAGCTGTTTGAGTGATGCCACAATTGAGAGAAGATTGAAGTTGCTTAGGAGTTTTGGGTATTCAGGGGATGAGTGTATGGAGATGTTAAAAGCGGCACCAGCTTTACTTAGGACCTCTGATAAGAAGTTAAAGCAGGGAATGAAGTTTTTTCTGTTCACTGTCAAGTTGAAGAAGGAGGTGCTTGTTGGTCGACCTTCGTTTTTGATGTATAGCTTGGAGGACAGGGTGATTCCTCGATATAGAGTTATACAAATCATGAAGTCAAAGAGGCTGCTAAAAAAGGAGCCAAGTTTCTTACGTACTGTGAAGTTGACAGAAGACGTATTCTTGGAGAAGTACATATCCAAGTTTAGAGATCATGCAGAGGAGTTGCTGGTAGCTTACAAGGGTCATATGTTGGATTCTCCAGAAAAACAAGGTTCTTGATATTAGATTATGTTTATTCTACTGATGCCTTATCAATTTGTTTGCATTGAAAgattgatagttttttttttttcctatatgCAGACTGGGTTgggtttgttcttgttcttgtttattCTTGGATTTATATCTGTAGCTGTGTTTGTCAGACCAATGAAGTTCCAAGAAATGATAATGACTTAATTATGTCCATTACCAATTTTAGTTGTTCGGACGCTCTTTTTCCAGGTCCAGAGGTGatctgaaaaacaaaaaaaatgtccgAATCCTCTTTGTTTCTCCTtctaaattccacaaaatcatTTTAGTGCCAGAAGAAATGGACCAATAAACCTCATAAAAGTGAGTAAGCCGTGCCATCTACTCGTTTTAGTGGAGGATATATATTCTATTGACTAGATGACTTTCTTAAGCCTTTGCACATGTTGATGATTGTACATATCTGGAGAAAAACAATCAGGTTTGCTCCTTCCAAGGTGTCAAGTAGATATGAGAATTCGGATGCAAGCCCTTCTCATCATCGTAGGCACTGTGCTAAGCCTTACCTCGGTCATCCATGCCACACCAGTCACCAGGGACTGCTGTCTACTATGAGCCTCCTTATGTTTGTGAGTAATCAATCTCTCATCCCCAAAAAAACAACCAAATATGTCATTATTTAGTGTGTATTAATCCATCTAATTGAATTGTCAACGTCCGTGTACATCCTCAAAATGCTTTGGCTGTCAAGACAAAGGGCCATGGGGTGGCTTGAGTGAAGGACTTGTGGAACAACGGAGCAGCTTGTGGTAGAAGGTAGAGAGTCAAATGCACTGGAGGTGCCAATATGCCTGACTTTCACCTTCTTTCTCTTTTGGAAATTCCTCTTTTAAAGTTTCAAgcaattctttctttttttttaaatttatttttctctcaaGTCTAAGACTATTCAGTGTACAAACCATTGTTATATAGGAGAATTTTGGTGAAGGAGATAGCGAAAAAGAAATAAACCATTACGTATACAGATCTTAAATGTGTCGATGATGataagcccaagcccaaaccCATGACTTACTTGTATCAGAAGAGAAGACCAGCAAGGCCAGATGCTCAAGAGAAGAAGAGTCCAGAAGAGACGCGTGGCTAGTCACAATGAAACGGCTGTATTTTGTTATTAGTATTTTAGTATTACAATAGCTGTCCTTTCTGTTATAAGATTAACAGTAGACGTGCTTCCAGCAGCTTTTTGGGCAATAGGTGGGTTTGGGAGGTCCTGGCTCCTCTAAAGCCAGGTTTTGTTGGGTTTTCTCTCTGCTCGTTCTCTATCAGTATTTTGTATTCACAGTCTGATATTTCTGAGGGTATTAAGACCATTCTCAATAGTCAACCTATCTCTATCCCTATTTTGTAGTGTTGCAGGACAATTTTGCAAGATAGAGATTCACTTTTTACACTGTGCACCCAACAAATTCTTTATACAGATTCCTTATATCATCAAATTTGAATATTTCATCTTTAAACactttatatattatattgatatgaaaataaatgcaaataaaaatttatattgataTGTTTAAACTTTAATGCTCAATGCTCTGAACAATTCCAGAAAATTTTAAGCATTTAGTCCGAATAATGTTGAATCGATTGATAATTGATTTCTCCGGTCTATATGGATAGCTACTTGTATTCGAAAGGTACTCCCTCCACACTCGATTTCTTGGCTTCAGTATCAAGGAGAGTCGATGAGAGCGCTCTAGAGAAGAAGAAGTCGTGAGGTCTCAAATGAAGCACATGGTCTCTACCCCTTGGTAGGGCTGACGTGGCAAGTTTTAGTGGGGTCTAAAATGTAATTTCATACACATAGGGAACGGTTTTTCAATCCCTCACATTGAGGAAGAAAATCAGATATAGAGAATAAATTAGAGAGTCATATGAGGATAGGGAAACTActgggtcttttttttttaatgggctCTTCAAATGTGAGGATAAGGAGTATAATAGGGAGACTGTTGGAAGTGCTCTAAGAGTATGATGTGATAAGGTTATTCTactaagggtgcgtttggtatgaggataagaatttgggggtataatttgttactcatgtaaatgttacaagggtaataataattatggagaataagtgttacccttgtttggtaaagaagtgtaaaatttacccaagtattcattactcttgtttgttacgattATATATTATTGGTGTAATatcattacccttgtttgttattattgtaatgaaccaaagtagaaaaaagtgagattatgttttttattgttacgactatcatgtaccaaaattttaaaaatatagatacatatgcatatatatacacacacagccagacatatatatatataataacaattgttaacaatttcaacaaaataatctgatgacattcaaatccatgacaaagacgtaccacaagagtaggggtcatcatttcgcccgcgggcctaggtccgagctcggccctgcctgaccccttgggcgggcatgggctccattttttgggtcagcccaacccgaagccagacatctcaggccaattttggctcagcccgagcccgacccaagcccgacattatttatttttatatatatataatatgtatatatttatatttatatttatatttatatttatataaaatatgtatgtatatatataatacacacatatacacagacaatgcatgcactgtctgtgtatatgtgtatatatatatatatatatatatatatacacagacagtgcatatgtatatatttatatgtgtgtgtatatgtatatgtgtgtgtgtataattggattttggtccacaaacttggtccacacttttggtccacataggagaattcctatatatatatatgtatatatatatgtatatatatacacagacagtgcatatgtgtgtgtgtgtatatatatatgtgtgtgtgtgtgtgtctatacacacacagacagtgcatatgtgagtgtgtgtatgtgtgtatatacacatatatataatatataatatatatgtgtatatataacttatgggcttttagaattttttatttaaaggggtaataggttggagtaaaacttctcattactttttattacccaggtcccccccactagtaaactttatgtgtaaaaaataagctcaattactaaaatttattacaggaataaaaattatactgacataacaaacacaattaaacttaaaatttaattacccttgtaactattacaccccattacctttgtaccaaacgcaccataagAAGTATTTGTTTCTTGTTCATTTGTTGAGTTCTGTTTAATTACTGGAGTGTTAGTTTGTAATTTGAAGAATCCAATTTCTTTGACGTTATCAGTCGATTGGTGTGACTGTAGGAGAAGTTTTTGgttataaaataaagaagatgatttcttgctcaaataaatgaatgatacgtttgttttctgtttgtcCAGTATGGAATGTGAGGTTAAAGAGAGTGTGAAAATGAATTTGAGGTTAAAGAGACAATGtctgtaaacttaacaatagaATTTTTAATACTGTACACATCAGGGGTAAACCGGTATTTTCATTACAATTTTGTGTGTAGAgtttataactttatatatGTGCACTTTTGTTTGATGGGGGGTTAAGTCAACGTTTGATCACCGAAAGATATTcaaagtttcattttggttaTCCAAAGATCGAACGTTTCAAGTTGGTTACAAAAAGATATTTGTTGCTACACTTTATCCACTCGGACAGATTTAAGGAATTTTGGACAGTCAAACGTCCAACGTGGCACATTGATTGTTATTGCACCGTTTAATATAGCCTAGGTGGCATTACAACGTTAATGGGAGTTAAATGTACCTGACGTGGAAaactttaataaaaaattagaagACGATGAAATCAAATATTGGTTTCTgtaatataaaaatttatttaaaaaataaaaaatgtccaCATGGGTCCCGTCATTCTTCCTCTTTGATCAACATCTATCTCAACTGAACCTTCCCTTTTGTCGTCGAGTGGTGGCACACCGTCTCTCTACACCAACCATCAAACCCATGTTCAACTCAAATTGAAGATACAATAAATACCCAATTCCTCAAACCCATATTCTCGAGAAATACCCAATTCATCGTCGCGGAATGAAATTGGGTGTCTCTTCACCATCGCCGTCACAGGCTTCTAGCTGAGCTAATGAATCAGAACGGAGTTTG of Tripterygium wilfordii isolate XIE 37 chromosome 13, ASM1340144v1, whole genome shotgun sequence contains these proteins:
- the LOC120013477 gene encoding transcription termination factor MTERF5, chloroplastic-like produces the protein MQSLNSYLRKLPLSSKNILVVCSPFSSPSLSSNPEPKLALIDYLVTSFNFSESQALSIINRFPRAKSPDNPRAVFLFLQNLGFSTADIQSTARVFPQILFTNVEKTLTPKFKFFQDLGLVGSDLGKFMSKSSSILTNSLDKKLVPSVDILKKILLNDENNAALFQVLSRDNRVVQSESKLSSNIAFLESCGIVGSQLSQLLKRQPRLFCSAESSLKDLVSRAFNLGFSVDSRMFVHALYTVSCLSDATIERRLKLLRSFGYSGDECMEMLKAAPALLRTSDKKLKQGMKFFLFTVKLKKEVLVGRPSFLMYSLEDRVIPRYRVIQIMKSKRLLKKEPSFLRTVKLTEDVFLEKYISKFRDHAEELLVAYKGHMLDSPEKQDWVGFVLVLVYSWIYICSCVCQTNEVPRNDNDLIMSITNFSCSDALFPGPEVI